The Methanocalculus natronophilus genome window below encodes:
- a CDS encoding HDIG domain-containing metalloprotein, translating into MNPEEALALLKDHVRSDALIEHCVATGAVLRSVAPELNGDPELWETIGILHDIDFEEVDGDMEKHGIAGAEMLGAAGVSSEITDAVRRHNHHIFSDHTTGLDVAIQAADSISGLIIACALVKGGDISGVSTKTVKKKMKDKGFAAGCDRDRIRGIEAVLDLDTFISRAIEGVASIWRR; encoded by the coding sequence ATGAATCCGGAAGAGGCACTGGCCCTGCTGAAGGACCATGTCAGATCAGATGCACTGATTGAACACTGCGTCGCCACCGGCGCAGTTCTCCGTTCTGTTGCACCAGAGCTGAATGGAGACCCGGAGCTCTGGGAGACGATCGGTATTCTGCATGATATTGATTTTGAGGAAGTAGACGGGGATATGGAAAAACATGGCATCGCTGGTGCTGAGATGCTTGGTGCAGCAGGCGTATCATCTGAGATTACCGATGCTGTCCGGAGGCACAACCACCACATCTTTAGTGATCATACAACCGGACTGGATGTTGCCATCCAGGCAGCAGACAGTATATCGGGCCTGATCATTGCATGTGCCCTTGTCAAGGGAGGCGATATATCAGGGGTCTCCACAAAGACGGTAAAAAAGAAGATGAAAGACAAGGGGTTTGCTGCCGGGTGCGACCGTGATCGGATTCGTGGTATAGAAGCGGTGCTTGACCTCGACACGTTTATCTCACGGGCAATAGAGGGTGTTGCATCGATCTGGAGGCGATAG
- a CDS encoding DNA polymerase sliding clamp yields MLKATIDAEVFRESIDVISALVGECRMHIDESGIQTRAVDTSNVAMVSLELDAAAFQSYTATPLEIGLDIAKMKNILGMVGKGDPIDLELDAEGRKLHISFKSYRYSISLLDTKTIRKDPNPPNLSLPAVLKIPGDTLNNAIKAAAVVSDKIALKVDPTTPVFTMIAEGDTDNIKLELGRDDLEFSEAAEARSLFSLDYLKDMGKVVSKAAIVEIRLGIDHPVQFIFTIAQENGRVTYLLAPRIEAD; encoded by the coding sequence ATGTTAAAAGCAACTATAGATGCAGAAGTCTTCAGAGAGTCAATCGACGTCATTTCGGCTCTGGTTGGAGAATGCCGTATGCATATCGATGAAAGCGGCATACAGACACGCGCAGTCGACACCTCCAATGTGGCAATGGTTTCACTCGAACTTGATGCAGCCGCTTTCCAGTCGTATACCGCAACACCACTTGAGATTGGACTTGACATTGCCAAGATGAAGAATATCCTTGGGATGGTCGGGAAAGGCGATCCAATAGATCTGGAACTTGATGCAGAAGGAAGAAAACTCCATATAAGCTTCAAAAGCTACAGGTACTCGATCTCGCTTCTGGACACAAAAACAATCCGGAAAGACCCAAATCCTCCAAACCTGAGTCTGCCGGCAGTGCTCAAAATCCCAGGAGACACACTGAACAATGCCATTAAAGCAGCAGCTGTTGTCTCAGATAAAATTGCACTGAAAGTGGATCCGACAACCCCTGTCTTCACCATGATTGCAGAAGGTGACACTGACAATATCAAACTCGAACTCGGCAGGGACGATCTCGAATTTTCAGAAGCAGCTGAGGCGCGCTCTCTCTTCTCACTTGACTATCTCAAGGATATGGGGAAGGTTGTCAGCAAAGCAGCTATTGTCGAAATCAGGCTTGGTATCGACCACCCGGTTCAGTTCATATTCACCATTGCCCAGGAAAACGGGCGTGTCACATATCTCCTTGCACCACGCATTGAGGCAGATTAA
- the lysS gene encoding lysine--tRNA ligase codes for MNEIPGLNFDELKVQKLEELQADGVLAYPWTFSRTHTADQILSRFSEISHEKSEEVVTAAGRLYTKRSHGKTTFADLGDESGKIQLYIRKNDLGDEAYTFFSKNIDAGDIVGVTGHVFRTKVGEISIWADEITLLAKSVCQLPEKYHGLTKVETRYRQRYLDLIGNQEAREIFKTRSRIISSLRSVLDEKGYMECETPTIQPVYGGANARPFTTYHNYLEQKLYLRIAPELYLKRLIVGGFEKVFEISKNFRNEDIDTHHNPEFTMIEIYAAYADYHDMMNLTEELVSELVRGAAGSYEVLYEEKAINFAPPWKRVSMEQSVLDATGIDVNSASPEELRRFADQEMIEGREKAAARGEYLALFFEHFVEPTLIQPTFIYDFPIENSPLAKKHRSKPGYTERFELFVAGMELANGFSELNDPLDQKSRFEEQDAKRRQGDLEAQMIDYDFINALGYGMPPTGGVGIGIDRLVMLATGQNSIKEVILFPSMKPIRSGEEESENEPAE; via the coding sequence ATGAATGAAATACCCGGCCTGAATTTTGACGAGTTGAAAGTGCAGAAACTAGAGGAGCTGCAAGCAGACGGTGTTCTGGCATACCCCTGGACTTTTTCAAGGACACATACCGCAGATCAGATCCTCTCGCGGTTTTCTGAGATATCACATGAGAAGAGCGAAGAGGTCGTAACCGCCGCTGGAAGACTCTACACGAAACGATCGCACGGCAAAACTACATTTGCCGATCTTGGAGATGAAAGCGGAAAAATACAGCTTTATATCCGGAAAAATGACCTCGGTGATGAGGCATATACCTTCTTCTCGAAAAATATCGATGCCGGTGATATCGTTGGTGTGACAGGCCACGTATTTCGGACAAAAGTGGGCGAGATAAGCATCTGGGCAGACGAGATCACCCTTCTTGCAAAATCGGTCTGCCAGCTGCCGGAAAAATACCATGGGCTGACAAAAGTTGAGACCAGGTACAGGCAGCGCTACCTTGATCTCATCGGAAACCAGGAGGCACGGGAGATCTTCAAAACCCGCAGCAGGATCATCAGCAGCCTCAGATCAGTTCTCGATGAGAAAGGGTACATGGAATGTGAAACCCCGACGATTCAGCCGGTGTATGGTGGAGCGAATGCACGCCCCTTCACCACGTACCACAATTACCTTGAACAGAAACTCTACCTCAGGATCGCACCTGAACTCTACCTGAAACGGTTAATTGTCGGCGGATTTGAGAAGGTCTTTGAAATATCAAAGAACTTCAGGAACGAGGATATCGATACCCACCACAATCCTGAGTTCACCATGATTGAGATCTACGCTGCCTATGCAGATTACCATGATATGATGAATCTCACCGAGGAGCTTGTATCTGAACTGGTGAGGGGAGCTGCAGGCAGCTATGAGGTCTTGTATGAGGAGAAGGCCATCAATTTTGCACCACCCTGGAAACGGGTCTCAATGGAACAGTCTGTCCTTGATGCTACAGGGATAGATGTCAATTCCGCCTCTCCTGAGGAACTCAGACGGTTCGCTGACCAGGAGATGATCGAAGGGCGTGAGAAGGCAGCAGCCAGGGGCGAGTATCTTGCACTCTTCTTCGAACATTTCGTCGAACCAACCCTCATCCAGCCGACTTTTATCTATGACTTCCCGATTGAGAACTCACCGCTTGCCAAGAAGCACCGTTCAAAGCCCGGATATACCGAACGGTTCGAACTCTTTGTTGCCGGGATGGAACTTGCAAACGGCTTCTCAGAACTAAATGATCCCCTTGATCAGAAAAGTCGTTTCGAGGAGCAGGACGCAAAGCGCAGGCAGGGTGACCTTGAAGCGCAGATGATCGATTATGACTTCATCAACGCACTCGGCTATGGAATGCCTCCGACTGGCGGAGTCGGTATCGGTATTGATCGGCTGGTGATGCTTGCAACAGGGCAGAATTCAATTAAGGAAGTGATCCTCTTCCCATCGATGAAACCAATCAGGAGCGGAGAAGAAGAGAGTGAGAACGAACCCGCAGAATAA
- a CDS encoding ArgE/DapE family deacylase, translated as MHTMDPVRICSDLIKINSDNPPGVTTDVIEYISTILDSLGIATDIIEHAPGKSNLITRSQGHPLLFCGHVDVVPALDDGWSHPPYSGTIDESYVWGRGATDMKGGCASILSALASLVDEGIDPQVSLAFVCDEEVGGPHGIHHLLQKELILPSDCIVAEPTPATAPCIGQKGLCRFTMEFTGTPGHSSLYPCVGVSAVMEALVYLEYIKELHEREYRVDPSMMDIIDHSENVLTEVFGIPGLRNVLTKIMYNPGVITGGEKANIVAQKCLLEVDLRLPWGCDSHELLKEIRSRATRAEVTPSSLWNPSLTSPDALIVRSVQKQIDHLYGIQSKPIVQWAASDARELRKRGFQVVEYGPGDIRTLHAIDERVSHEDLNNAADIYKGVILSYQDGNQNLGGQ; from the coding sequence ATGCATACCATGGATCCGGTCAGGATTTGTTCGGACTTAATCAAAATCAATAGTGACAACCCTCCGGGAGTCACAACAGACGTCATCGAATATATCAGTACTATCCTGGACTCCCTCGGGATAGCAACAGATATTATCGAGCATGCTCCTGGCAAATCCAATCTTATTACCCGAAGCCAGGGCCATCCGCTCCTCTTCTGCGGCCATGTCGATGTGGTGCCTGCCCTGGATGACGGATGGAGCCACCCGCCATACTCTGGTACTATTGATGAGTCATATGTCTGGGGCAGGGGTGCAACAGACATGAAGGGTGGATGCGCCTCTATTCTCTCTGCTCTTGCCTCTCTTGTTGATGAGGGGATCGACCCACAGGTCAGTCTTGCCTTTGTCTGTGATGAGGAGGTGGGCGGCCCGCACGGGATCCATCATCTCCTCCAGAAAGAACTGATCCTGCCCTCTGACTGCATTGTTGCAGAACCCACCCCTGCAACTGCCCCCTGTATCGGGCAGAAAGGGTTGTGCAGGTTTACCATGGAATTTACCGGCACACCCGGCCATAGTTCACTCTACCCCTGTGTCGGGGTCAGTGCAGTTATGGAGGCACTGGTATATCTGGAGTATATAAAGGAACTTCATGAACGCGAGTACCGGGTTGATCCTTCAATGATGGATATCATCGATCATTCCGAGAACGTGCTTACCGAGGTTTTTGGCATCCCGGGACTGCGGAATGTCCTGACAAAGATCATGTATAATCCCGGGGTTATTACAGGTGGGGAGAAGGCAAATATTGTGGCACAGAAATGTCTCCTTGAGGTTGATCTCAGGCTTCCCTGGGGCTGTGACAGCCATGAACTGCTCAAAGAGATCAGATCACGTGCCACCCGGGCAGAGGTTACCCCCTCAAGTCTCTGGAACCCGTCACTTACTTCGCCTGATGCTCTGATAGTCCGTTCTGTCCAGAAGCAGATCGATCACCTCTATGGCATCCAGTCAAAACCGATTGTCCAGTGGGCGGCAAGCGATGCACGCGAGCTTCGAAAACGGGGGTTCCAGGTGGTTGAATATGGCCCTGGCGATATCCGGACCCTCCACGCAATCGATGAACGGGTTTCCCATGAAGATCTCAACAATGCTGCTGATATATATAAAGGCGTGATCCTCTCGTACCAGGATGGAAACCAGAATTTAGGCGGGCAATAA
- a CDS encoding DNA primase large subunit PriL, which translates to MEKQLDPLYRARYPFLKEASEIIAEQGITLETITNSSRGRIFLDAAVERIEEAVLGRDKETWADKPDLLLDIISYALARVLISCSRNRSGIGSLARYEAKRALYFLQVAEDNEDVRRMIYQELGIPYSGSGSDYIDYTRYIELASGISGDQFRLVNRDLFNGMVMISVEEKDILLRERIRTLLTSQLPLSIPDSVCSQLAESVSRVDSILAEKAAIEYGEIDEAGFPPCIRHLHTTASEGKYLTHSGRFALTTFLHTIGMEMTAIISLFSGGGDFNLDVTTYQVEHITSHDTEGYTTPSCATMKTHGICIGKNKQCETIRHPLNYYRKNKTKKSKKTGSPGPKQPETTKSGETGSSRAGGNRKDT; encoded by the coding sequence ATGGAAAAACAGCTTGATCCATTATATCGAGCCCGTTACCCTTTTTTAAAAGAAGCAAGTGAGATCATAGCCGAGCAGGGCATCACACTTGAAACCATCACGAACTCTTCCCGTGGAAGAATATTTCTGGATGCAGCAGTCGAGCGGATTGAAGAGGCTGTTCTGGGGCGTGACAAAGAGACATGGGCTGACAAGCCGGATCTCCTCCTGGATATCATAAGCTATGCGCTTGCCCGTGTCCTGATATCATGCTCCCGCAATCGTTCGGGTATAGGCAGCCTTGCTCGATACGAGGCAAAACGAGCGTTATACTTCCTCCAGGTGGCAGAAGACAACGAGGATGTCCGGCGCATGATCTATCAAGAGCTTGGCATCCCATATTCCGGGAGCGGATCTGACTATATTGACTACACGAGGTATATTGAGCTTGCATCCGGGATTTCCGGAGACCAGTTCAGGCTTGTGAACCGCGATCTCTTCAATGGCATGGTGATGATCAGCGTGGAAGAGAAGGATATCCTCCTCCGTGAACGGATTCGGACGCTTCTCACAAGCCAGCTCCCGCTCAGTATACCAGACTCTGTCTGCAGCCAGCTGGCAGAATCAGTTAGCCGTGTTGACAGCATCCTGGCAGAGAAGGCAGCCATTGAGTATGGAGAGATTGACGAGGCAGGCTTTCCTCCATGCATCCGGCACCTCCACACCACCGCAAGTGAGGGGAAATACCTCACCCATTCGGGGAGATTTGCCCTGACAACATTTCTCCATACAATCGGCATGGAGATGACTGCCATTATCAGCCTCTTCTCAGGAGGCGGCGATTTCAACCTCGATGTCACCACCTACCAGGTGGAACACATCACGAGCCACGATACTGAGGGGTATACCACGCCGTCCTGTGCAACCATGAAGACGCACGGCATCTGCATCGGGAAGAATAAACAGTGTGAGACGATCAGGCATCCACTGAACTACTATCGAAAAAACAAGACGAAAAAGAGTAAGAAAACCGGCAGTCCAGGGCCAAAACAGCCGGAGACAACAAAGAGCGGTGAAACCGGATCCAGTAGAGCAGGTGGAAATAGAAAAGACACCTGA
- a CDS encoding 30S ribosomal protein S17e: protein MGIKPSYIKSIGTGLLEQHGNYFSNEFDENKHAVTNLTTIESKTVRNRVAGYITRKVNTGRR, encoded by the coding sequence ATGGGAATCAAACCAAGTTACATCAAGTCAATCGGAACAGGACTCCTGGAACAACATGGAAATTACTTCTCAAACGAATTTGATGAGAATAAGCACGCGGTTACCAATCTCACCACCATCGAGAGCAAGACGGTGCGTAACCGTGTGGCAGGCTATATCACAAGAAAAGTTAATACTGGAAGACGGTGA
- the asd gene encoding aspartate-semialdehyde dehydrogenase, whose amino-acid sequence MINVGVLGATGAVGQRFVQLLASHPWFHLQTLTASERSAGKPYGNVVNWRLDAPFPASIADTVVSPTTVEAVKDLDIVFSALPAEIAKDLEVAIAEAGVTVCSNASSHRMDPDVPLLIAEVNPDHAGLIDVQHDRGRDGCIVTNPNCSTIVLTSSLVPVVPLGISGVRVATLQAISGAGFDGIPGMTIFDNIVPYIGSEEEKMETEPQKILGTFNGAEIEAADLSISASCNRVPVIDGHMMSVWLDTNRSVEEVQSAFLNWKPPFTGLPTQPENLLHIFEQPDRPQTRLDRNLGNGMTVSVGRIREGIRYTAMGHNTIRGAAGSSVLNAELLKTKGYI is encoded by the coding sequence ATGATCAATGTAGGAGTACTTGGTGCTACAGGTGCCGTAGGTCAGCGTTTTGTCCAGCTTCTTGCCAGCCATCCATGGTTCCATCTTCAGACACTCACCGCATCTGAGCGGAGTGCCGGAAAGCCATATGGAAACGTGGTCAACTGGAGGCTTGATGCTCCATTTCCAGCCAGTATTGCTGATACTGTTGTCAGTCCGACGACTGTTGAAGCTGTGAAGGACCTTGATATCGTCTTCTCTGCTCTTCCAGCAGAGATTGCAAAGGATCTCGAGGTTGCCATCGCTGAGGCTGGTGTCACTGTATGCAGTAATGCATCATCCCACCGGATGGATCCTGATGTGCCATTGTTAATTGCTGAGGTAAATCCCGATCATGCCGGGCTCATTGACGTCCAGCATGACCGCGGACGGGATGGGTGTATCGTCACCAACCCGAACTGTTCAACAATCGTTCTCACCAGTTCACTTGTACCGGTTGTGCCTCTTGGCATATCCGGTGTCAGGGTGGCAACGCTTCAGGCGATCTCCGGTGCCGGGTTTGATGGTATTCCTGGAATGACCATCTTTGACAACATTGTCCCCTATATCGGGTCTGAAGAAGAGAAGATGGAGACAGAGCCACAGAAGATCCTGGGTACATTTAATGGAGCTGAGATTGAGGCTGCAGACCTGTCAATCAGCGCAAGCTGCAACCGGGTACCGGTTATTGACGGGCACATGATGTCAGTCTGGCTTGATACAAACAGGAGTGTTGAAGAGGTACAATCAGCATTTTTGAACTGGAAACCGCCGTTTACGGGTCTTCCGACTCAGCCGGAGAATCTGCTCCATATATTTGAGCAGCCGGACAGGCCCCAGACACGGCTTGATCGAAACCTGGGCAATGGGATGACCGTCTCGGTTGGCCGGATCAGAGAAGGCATCCGGTATACAGCAATGGGACATAACACCATCAGGGGAGCTGCGGGCTCTTCTGTGCTCAATGCAGAATTACTCAAGACAAAAG
- a CDS encoding thiamine-phosphate synthase family protein: MTGSMSSELRDGIILDLQNAVFELREKMDPRLIPEVGSNIVYSLPHARAPADVAGVDGRIVRLRGKVHPVGECAFGASDHVARIVLTAMRFDPEIRAAANIRFSESLADLLKDLTFEICWFDREKEPAGIQTMDWGVASCCKDEVPDIILDRGGVGKEAMIRVLGPDPASVANTIIMLSSRITTMDI; encoded by the coding sequence ATGACAGGTAGTATGAGCTCTGAATTGAGAGATGGGATCATTTTGGATCTGCAGAACGCAGTTTTTGAATTGAGAGAGAAGATGGATCCCCGTCTTATCCCTGAAGTCGGCAGCAACATCGTCTACAGCCTGCCCCATGCCAGAGCCCCGGCGGATGTCGCTGGCGTCGATGGAAGGATTGTCAGGCTGCGCGGCAAGGTTCATCCAGTTGGGGAGTGTGCATTTGGTGCAAGCGATCATGTCGCACGGATCGTGCTGACAGCGATGAGGTTTGATCCTGAGATCCGAGCGGCGGCAAATATCAGGTTTTCTGAGTCGCTTGCAGACCTTCTCAAAGACCTTACCTTTGAGATCTGCTGGTTTGATCGGGAAAAGGAGCCTGCCGGGATACAGACCATGGACTGGGGGGTTGCCTCCTGCTGCAAAGACGAAGTCCCCGATATTATTCTCGATCGGGGAGGGGTTGGCAAAGAAGCCATGATCCGGGTTCTTGGCCCTGATCCTGCATCGGTTGCAAACACAATCATTATGTTGTCATCGCGCATTACTACTATGGATATTTGA
- a CDS encoding indolepyruvate ferredoxin oxidoreductase subunit alpha, which yields MVAIVDKEKCTGCEACVDICPSAAITMNDDLAVVEDDLCVDCENCVDECPAEAIHME from the coding sequence TTGGTTGCTATTGTTGATAAAGAAAAATGCACTGGTTGTGAAGCCTGTGTTGATATCTGTCCGTCTGCTGCAATCACCATGAATGATGATCTGGCAGTTGTTGAGGACGATCTCTGTGTTGACTGTGAAAACTGTGTCGATGAGTGCCCTGCCGAAGCAATCCATATGGAGTAG
- a CDS encoding RlmE family RNA methyltransferase: MGSQWSRDPVYRTAMGEGYRSRASYKLIDIQSRFGIIRPTDNIIDLGSAPGSWLQVLCSQTEGSVVGIDLNPVAPLDGAVTLTGDFSEPHILDEVREIMDYASVVTCDASPKLSGNKSYDQARIIDLNEKALAFACAILKQGGNFVVKTFQGDMFPDFLHEVRNHFYSVRVYRTKATRRGSTETYIIAKNYILRRNETGPD, from the coding sequence ATGGGTTCTCAATGGTCACGTGATCCGGTGTATCGGACAGCAATGGGTGAGGGCTACCGGTCACGAGCCTCGTATAAATTAATCGATATTCAGTCCAGATTCGGGATTATCCGCCCGACAGACAATATTATCGATCTTGGTTCTGCTCCTGGCTCCTGGCTTCAGGTGCTCTGCTCCCAGACAGAAGGGTCAGTTGTGGGGATAGATCTGAATCCTGTTGCGCCTCTTGATGGGGCTGTAACTCTGACAGGAGACTTTTCTGAGCCTCATATCCTGGACGAGGTCAGGGAAATCATGGATTATGCCAGTGTTGTCACCTGTGATGCATCCCCGAAACTCTCTGGTAATAAGAGCTATGATCAGGCGCGCATAATCGATCTGAACGAAAAGGCACTTGCGTTTGCATGTGCCATCCTGAAACAGGGCGGAAACTTTGTTGTCAAGACATTCCAGGGTGACATGTTTCCAGACTTTTTACATGAGGTCAGGAACCATTTCTACTCTGTCAGGGTATACCGGACGAAAGCAACCCGCAGAGGCAGTACTGAGACCTATATAATAGCGAAGAACTATATTCTGAGAAGAAATGAAACCGGCCCTGATTGA
- the dapB gene encoding 4-hydroxy-tetrahydrodipicolinate reductase — protein MINVAVCGAFGRMGTIIGDMINNDPDLAYAGGIDLRSGELFGKPVVEAADLDSFLKTVKPDCLIDFTIASASVTNIEIAARNKTALVVGTTGFNDEEEMRIRKATEGVVPIVKTTNFSVGVNIFWQLIRNAATLLNDYDCEVIEAHHRYKKDAPSGTARTILEILEEEMGAREKQYGRVGMTERGSEIGVHVIRGGDIVGDHKVLFSGNFETIELSHRAYDRSVFARGALRAAKWVSEQPAGMYTMKDVLGLAD, from the coding sequence ATGATTAATGTAGCAGTATGTGGCGCATTTGGCCGTATGGGTACAATTATTGGAGATATGATCAATAATGATCCGGATCTTGCATATGCAGGCGGAATCGATCTGCGATCAGGAGAGCTCTTTGGAAAGCCTGTTGTGGAAGCAGCGGATCTTGATTCATTTCTCAAAACTGTAAAACCGGATTGCCTGATAGACTTCACGATTGCATCTGCATCAGTTACCAATATCGAGATTGCAGCCAGAAACAAAACTGCGCTTGTTGTTGGAACAACCGGCTTTAATGATGAGGAGGAGATGCGGATTCGAAAAGCCACCGAAGGGGTTGTTCCAATCGTCAAGACAACAAACTTCAGTGTCGGCGTAAACATTTTCTGGCAGCTAATCAGGAATGCCGCAACGCTTCTCAATGACTATGACTGTGAAGTGATCGAGGCACACCACCGGTACAAAAAAGATGCGCCAAGCGGCACTGCCCGGACCATTCTTGAGATCCTCGAAGAAGAGATGGGTGCACGGGAGAAACAGTATGGCCGTGTCGGCATGACCGAGCGCGGGAGTGAGATCGGCGTGCATGTCATTCGTGGAGGCGATATTGTCGGAGACCACAAAGTGCTTTTTTCCGGAAATTTCGAGACAATTGAACTTTCACATCGCGCATATGATCGCTCGGTTTTTGCACGGGGCGCACTACGGGCCGCGAAATGGGTGTCAGAGCAGCCTGCCGGGATGTATACCATGAAAGACGTGCTCGGGCTCGCTGACTGA
- the dapA gene encoding 4-hydroxy-tetrahydrodipicolinate synthase yields MFHGIIPAIITPFQRTDQMPVDIEGLRSNTEFLQSQGIHGIVPCGSTGESATLSFAEHEEVIEEVVSAVGNSIPVIAGTGSNNTDEALTLTRAAKKIGADAALVISPYYNKPNRAGLIKHYTLLAETGLPIIIYNVPSRTGQNLTADLIIELAEHPGIVGVKEASGDIGQISQIIEGTREIEREIPFSVLSGDDNMTLPILALGGMGVISVAANLEAKRMCDLYAACRSGSFARAQHLHYELSPLFQAMFIDTNPIPVKKGVELRGRAAGPLRLPLTELGEEKTHQLAEVLGRYD; encoded by the coding sequence ATGTTTCATGGTATAATACCTGCCATCATTACTCCTTTTCAACGAACCGATCAGATGCCCGTTGATATCGAAGGGCTTCGTTCAAATACCGAATTTCTGCAGTCCCAGGGGATACATGGCATTGTTCCCTGTGGCTCAACAGGAGAGTCGGCAACTCTGAGCTTTGCTGAGCATGAGGAAGTCATTGAAGAGGTAGTTTCTGCTGTTGGAAACTCAATTCCGGTTATTGCAGGTACCGGATCAAATAACACAGACGAGGCGCTGACGCTGACCAGGGCAGCAAAAAAGATCGGCGCAGATGCGGCACTTGTTATCAGCCCGTATTACAACAAACCCAATCGTGCCGGGCTTATCAAGCACTACACACTTCTCGCAGAGACGGGCCTTCCAATCATTATCTACAATGTCCCCTCCCGGACAGGACAGAACCTCACTGCTGATCTCATCATCGAACTGGCAGAGCATCCGGGCATTGTCGGTGTCAAGGAAGCAAGCGGGGATATCGGGCAGATATCTCAGATTATCGAGGGTACACGCGAAATTGAGAGGGAGATACCGTTTTCGGTCCTCTCCGGGGATGATAACATGACACTGCCAATTCTCGCACTTGGCGGGATGGGTGTCATCTCTGTTGCAGCAAATCTTGAGGCAAAACGGATGTGCGATCTCTATGCCGCCTGCCGATCCGGTTCATTTGCCAGGGCGCAGCACCTGCATTATGAACTCTCCCCACTCTTCCAGGCAATGTTCATCGACACAAATCCAATCCCTGTCAAGAAGGGGGTTGAGCTGCGCGGACGGGCAGCAGGACCACTCAGGCTGCCGCTTACCGAGCTTGGTGAAGAGAAGACACATCAACTTGCAGAGGTGCTTGGTCGTTATGATTAA
- the moaA gene encoding GTP 3',8-cyclase MoaA has translation MKPALIDPYGRPVTNLRISLTPFCNLNCTYCHSEGEEDSKKLMSTAEIQQIINAVTAYQIRSVKFTGGEPTLRDDLVEIIGSVPSHIESSMTTNGTLLADYAHELKDAGLKRVNISLDTLRPDRYREITKTDNLSDALAGIDAALDAGLTPVKLNMVLLQDINTDEVEDFFDFVRGNRDLILQIIELMNFNDCQSHADLNGIEDDIATQATEIITRRMHHRKKYCIDGAEVEVVRPLHNTEFCAHCNRLRVTSDGKLKPCLLRRDNEVDIRGKSGEELDACIRHAVTLRRPFNG, from the coding sequence ATGAAACCGGCCCTGATTGATCCATATGGCAGACCGGTGACCAATCTCCGGATCTCTCTTACACCATTTTGTAACCTCAACTGTACTTACTGCCATTCAGAAGGCGAGGAAGATTCAAAAAAACTGATGAGCACGGCAGAAATCCAGCAGATCATCAATGCTGTTACTGCATACCAGATCAGGAGCGTCAAGTTCACAGGCGGGGAGCCGACTCTGCGTGATGACCTTGTGGAGATTATTGGATCTGTACCATCACATATCGAATCATCAATGACCACAAACGGCACACTTCTTGCCGATTATGCCCATGAACTGAAGGATGCAGGGTTAAAACGGGTGAATATCAGCCTGGATACCCTCAGGCCGGATCGGTACCGGGAGATCACAAAAACCGATAACCTCTCTGATGCCCTCGCCGGAATCGATGCTGCCCTTGATGCCGGACTGACACCGGTCAAACTGAACATGGTTCTCCTGCAGGATATCAATACCGATGAGGTGGAGGACTTCTTTGATTTTGTACGGGGAAACCGGGATCTTATCCTCCAGATCATTGAACTTATGAACTTCAATGATTGTCAGTCTCATGCGGATCTGAATGGAATCGAGGACGATATTGCAACCCAGGCAACCGAGATTATCACCAGAAGAATGCACCACCGGAAGAAATACTGTATCGATGGTGCAGAGGTTGAGGTTGTGCGCCCTCTTCACAATACCGAATTCTGTGCACACTGCAACCGGCTGAGGGTGACTTCAGATGGGAAGCTCAAGCCCTGTCTTCTCAGACGGGACAACGAGGTGGATATCAGGGGGAAGAGCGGGGAAGAACTGGATGCCTGTATCCGCCATGCTGTCACCCTCCGGCGTCCCTTCAATGGCTGA